Within the Micrococcales bacterium genome, the region GCCCCACCACGCTGCCGTGGGGCCTGGAGATCGACGTGGCCAACCGGCCGGCGGGGTATGAGCAGTACGCCACCTTCCACCCGACGTTCCTCTACGAGTCACTGTGGTGCCTGCTCGTCGCGGTCGCCGTGTGGTGGCTCGACCGTCGCTTCCGGATGGGTCACGGGCGCGTGTTCGCGGCGTACGTGGCGCTGTACACCCTGGGCCGGTTCTTCTGGGAACTGCTGCGCATCGACGACGCGACCCAGATCCTCGGAGTACGAGTGAATGTCTTCACATCCGTCCTGGTGTTCCTCGGGGCCATCATCTACATCCTCGTGTCGCGGCGACACGCACCGGGCCGGGAGACGACCGTGTACCGACCGGGACGCGAGCCGGTGGCGGTCCGCTCAGCCGAGCCCGACCTCCGCGGCGAGGTCGAGTAGCGCCTCGCGTACCCGGTCCGGGTACTCCAGCACCAAGAAGTGGGTCGCGTCCCAGCGCTCGGCGCGGCCCTGTGGGGTGCGTTCGGCGGCGGCCTCCACCGCTGCGGGATCGGTCACGTAGTCCTGCCCGGCGCTGACATAGACCACGGGGCAGCCGATGCCCGAGACGTCCATCTCCCGGTGGCGACGCAGGGCGCCGGCCAGCCGTCCGTACCAGTGGACGTCCATGCCCAGGAAGTCCCGGACGAGTTCGCGCACCTGCGCGATGTCGGCACTGGCGCCGATCGCCCCGGTTGACTTCAGCCACTCGGCAGTTGTCGGACTCTCGCCGAGGCGGTGGACCAAGGCTCCGATCCGGGAACCAGTGGCCTGCAAGAGAGCCGTGGCGAATCCCACCAGGGACACCGCCACGTCCCGCGGGATGGACGGCAGGGGCAGCATCGCGTCGAAGGTCCCGCCCGGCACCCCGGCCAGCGCCAGCACACCGGCCACCCGCTCGTCGGCGGCGGCGAGTTCCAGTGCGATGTTCACCCCGAGCGACCAGCCGACGACGAGGTAGCGATCCCATCCGGCGTTCTCTACGACGGCCATCGCGTCGGCGAGTTGATCGGCCATCTCGATGCCGCCCCCGCGGCGCCTCGGACGGTGGGATGCCTCGATGCCACCAGGTCCGGGCGTCGAAACCGCAGCCCGGGTCGCGCAAAGTGGGCCACGCAGCCGGGCTGGAAGCCAATCCGTTGCAGATGAGCAGCGGGATGCCGTCGGCATCGTTGTGCCAGGCCGCGAGCAGCGTGCCATCGTCGCTGCGAACGCGGTACTCGGTCACATGGTCCAGTGTGCCGGGGGCCGGGTGGTGTTTGGCGACGGGCACCGGCTCGGCGCGGGGTGCGCGCTGGCGCTACCCGGGAGAGTTCGGTACATCGGGGAGTGGTTCTGCACGGTTGGATCGCTCCCGCCCTGAGGCTTCCCTCCCGGGTGGGGATGGCCTGCGTGCCTTGTGTCCGCCAGCTGCAGGCGGGAGAGTTCGGTACGTCGGGGGAGCGCGCGCCACCGTGCCGGATCGCTCCCGGGTGTACGGATCCCTCCCGGGTGTAGAAAGCGGGGGCCTGGGGTCCGCCAGGTGCAGGCGGGAGAGTTACCCGGGGGGGGGGGTGTAACCGGGGGGGGGGGGCCCCGGGGGGGGGGGGTCCCGGGGGGGGGGGGGGGGGGGGGGGGGGGCCCCCGCAGGTGCAGGGGAGTACCTCTGGGCGGGAGCGTTGCAACCGTGCCGGATCGCTCCCGGGTGTACGGATCGCTCCCGGGTGTAGAAAGCGGCGGTGCCTTGTGCGCTCCAGCTGCAGGCGGGGGAGATCGGTACATCGGGGGAGCGAAAGGGACTAGCCGTTCCCTCCCCCTGCGGGTGAGGTCGCGGGGGACAAGCGCCGGTGGGTTATGCTGAACCCGCTTCGGGCCAACGGCGTCCCGCGGGCGCGTCTGAGCGCGCGTCCCGGACCAGCAAGACCCTTGAGACCCTGGAGTGAGCATGACCCGCAACCCCGGCTTGTACGACCCGGCGTTCGAGCATGACGCCTGCGGCGTCGCCTTCGTGGCGACCATGTCGGGGCAACCGTCCCACGAGATCGTGCAGAAGGCGCTCACCGCACTGACCAACCTCGAGCACCGCGGTGCGTCCGGCAGCGAGCCGGATTCCGGCGACGGGGCGGGCATCCTCATCCAGATCCCCGACGCGCTGTATCGCGAGGTGGTCGGCTTCGAACTCCCGCCCGCAGGCCGCTACGGCGTGGGCACCGCCTTCCTGCCGGTGGACGGCGGGGAGGCCGAGGTGGCCGTCAAGACCATCGAGGCGATCGCCGTCGAGGAGGGCCTCACTGTCCTGGGCTGGCGCGAACTGCCCACCGACCACTCTCTGGTCGGCAAGACCGCGCTGGGTGCGATGCCGGCCTTCCGCCAGATCTTCATCACCGGACCGGCAGGTGACGACGACCTGCATCTGGAACGGCTGGCCTTCATCCTGCGCAAGCGGGCCGAGCGCGAAGCGGGTGTGTACTTCCCGAGCCTGAGCACCCGCACCATCGTCTACAAGGGCATGCTCACCACCGCCCAGCTCGAGCCGTTCTTCCCCGACCTGTCCGACCCGCGCACGGCGTCGGCGCTGGGAATGGTGCACTCCCGCTTCTCCACCAACACGTTCCCGAGCTGGCCACTGGCCCATCCCTTCCGGCTCATCGCGCACAACGGCGAGATCAATACAGTCAAGGGCAACCGGAACTGGATGCGTGCCCGCGAAGCCCTGCTGCGCAGCGACCTGATCCCCGGCGACCTCGAGCGACTGTTCCCCATCTGCACGCCGACGGCCAGCGACTCGGCCAGTTTCGACGAAGTGCTGGAACTGCTGTATTTGGGTGGCCGGTCACTGCCGCACGCGGTGCTGATGATGATCCCGGAGGCCTGGGAGAACAACCCGGAGATGGATCCCGGGCGACGGGCGTTCTACCAGTACCACTCCTCGCTGACCGAGCCGTGGGATGGCCCGGCGAGTGTGTCCTTCACCGACGGCCGGATCATCGGCGCAGTCCTGGACCGCAACGGGTTGCGTCCGGGCCGGTTCTGGGTCACCGACGACGGCCTGGTCGTCCTGGCCTCCGAGGCCGGCGTGCTGGACCTCGACCCGGCCACCGTGGTGCGCAAGGGTCGTCTGCAGCCGGGGCGGATGTTCCTCGTGGACACCGTGCAGGGCCGGATCGTGGAGGACGACGAGGTCAAGGCACAACTGGCCGCCGAACGCCCGTACGGCGAATGGCTGCACGCCGGAGTGATCCACCTCGACGCACTCCCCGAGCGCGAGCACATCGTGCACACGCCCCTGTCGATCGCCCGTCGGCAGCAGACCTTCGGATACACCGAGGAGGAATTGCGGGTCCTTCTGGCACCGATGGCACAGAACGCCGCCGAACCGCTCGGGTCCATGGGTACCGACACCCCGGTCGCGGTGCTGTCGGACCGCCCGCGCCTGCTGTTCGATTACTTCGCGCAGTTGTTCGCCCAGGTCACGAACCCTCCGCTGGACGCGATCCGCGAGGAGATCATCACCTCGCTCAGCAGCCCGATCGGTCCGGAGGGCAACCTGCTGGAAGCGACTCCGGCCCACTGCCGTCAGATCCTGCTGCCGTTCCCGGTCATCGACAACGACGAACTGGCGAAACTCCTGCACATCAACCAGGACGGGGACCTGCCCGGCTTCGCCGCTACGCGGATCTCGGGGCTGTACGACATCAACGGGCGTGCCCAGGCCTTGGAGGACCGGCTCGAGGAGATCTTCGGCGAGATCGACGAGGCCATCGAGAACGGCACCCGGTTCCTGGTGCTCAGCGACCGTGACTCGGACTTCGATCACGCCCCGATCCCGTCGCTGCTGCTCACCTCCGCGGTCCACCACCACCTGGTGCGCCGCAAGACCCGCACGCTGGTCTCGATGGCGGTGGAGGCCGGTGACGTGCGCGAGGTGCACCACGTGGCGCTGCTCGTCGGTTACGGTGCGGCGGCGGTCAACCCCTACCTGGCCATGGAGACTGTGGAGTCGATGGTCCGCTCCGGCGCCCTCGCCGACATCACGCCGGAGCAGGCGGTCCGCAATCTGGTGAAGGCGCTCGGCAAGGGCGTGCTGAAAGTGATGTCGAAGATGGGCATCTCCACCGTCGCGTCGTACCGCGGCGCCCAGGTCTTCGAAGCGCTCGGACTGAGCCAGGAACTGGTGGACCGCCACTTCACCGGCACGACCAGCAAGCTCGGCGGCATCGGCATCGACGTCATCCACCAGGAGGTCCAGCGGCGGCACGACGTCGCCTATCCGATCACCGGGATCTCGCCGGCCCACCGGCAACTGGAGGTGGGAGGGGAGTACCAGTGGCGCCGCGAAGGCGAGCCCCACCTGTTCGACCCGGAGACCGTCTTCCGCCTGCAGCACGCCACGCGGGAGGGACGCTACGACGTGTTTCGCGAGTACACCGACCGCGTGGACGACCAGAGCAAGCACTTGATGACGCTGCGGGGATTGTTTGAACTGAAGGCCGGGGAACGCCCGCCGGTGCCCTCGACGAGGTCGAGCCGGCCAGCGAGATCGTCAAGCGCTTCTCCACCGGGGCGATGTCGTACGGGTCGATCTCACAGGAGGCCCACGAGGCCCTTGCGATCGCGATGAACCGCCTCGGGGCGAAGTCCAACACGGGGGAGGGCGGGGAAGACCCGCAGCGCTTCGTGCCGATGGCCAACGGCGACTCGAAGCGCTCGGCGATCAAGCAGGTCGCGTCGGGCCGCTTCGGGGTCACCAGCGAATACCTGGTCAACGCCGATGACATCCAGATCAAGATGGCCCAGGGCGCCAAGCCCGGAGAGGGCGGACAGCTGCCCGGTCACAAGGTGTACCCGTGGGTGGCGAAGACGCGTCACTCCACGCCGGGGGTGGGGCTGATCTCCCCGCCACCGCACCACGACATCTACTCCATCGAGGACCTGGCACAACTGATCCACGACCTGAAGAACGCCAACCCGCGAGCGCGCGTGCACGTGAAGTTGGTCTCGGAAGTCGGTGTCGGAACGGTGGCAGCCGGCGTGAGCAAGGCCCACGCGGACGTCATCCTCATCTCCGGCCACGACGGTGGCACGGGGGCCTCCCCGCTGACCTCGCTCAAGCATGCCGGCGGTCCGTGGGAACTCGGTGTGGCCGAGACCCAGCAGACGCTGATCGCCAACGGCCTGCGGGACCGGGTCGTGGTCCAGACCGACGGGCAGCTGAAGACCGGCCGGGACGTGGTGATCGCCGCGCTGCTCGGCGCTGAGGAGTTCGGCTTCGCGACCGCGCCCCTGGTGGTGATGGGCTGCGTGATGATGCGGGTGTGCCACCTGGACACGTGCCCGGTGGGTGTGGCCACGCAGAACCCGGTGCTGCGCTCGCGGTTCACCGGCCGCCCCGAATTCGTGGTGAACTTCTTCGAGTTCATCGCCGAGCAGGTGCGAGAGCAGTTGGCCGAGTTGGGCTTCCGCAGCCTGGACGAGGCGATCGGCCGGGTCGATGTGCTCGACGTGCGCCAGGCAGTGGACCACTGGAAGGCCCATGGGCTGGACCTGAGCCCGATCCTGGCGCAGCCGAAGGGCGACTCGCCGGTGCGCTGTGTGACCACTCAGGACCACGGCCTGGACAAGGCGCTGGACATGCGGCTCATCGAGATCTGCCGCCCGGCGCTGGAGTCCGGCGAGCCGGTCCGGGTGGCGCTGCCGATCCGCAACGTCAACCGGACCGTCGGCACGATGCTCGGCAGCGAGGTGACCCGGGTTCACGGCGCCGCGGGCCTGCCGGCGGACACCATCGACATCACGTTGACCGGATCGGCGGGCCAGAGTTTCGGTGCCTTCGTGCCGCGCGGTATGACACTGCGACTCGTCGGGGACGCCAACGACTACCTGGGCAAGGGCTTGTCCGGAGGCACGCTGGTCGTGCGTCCCGACGAGCGCTCGCCGTTCGCCGCTCACGAGCAGATCATCGCCGGCAACGTGATCGCCTACGGCGCCACCGACGGGCGCATCTTCGCTAGCGGCAAGGTCGGCGAGCGGTGCTGCGTGCGCAACAGCGGCGCGACCGTGGTCGTGGAGGGCACCGGTGACCACGGCTGCGAGTACATGACGGGCGGGCACGCCGTCGTGCTCGGGCCGGTCGGCCGCAACTTCGCGGCCGGCATGTCTGGCGGGACGGCGTTCCTGCTCGATGCGTACCTCGACCACATCAACCAGGACATGGTGGCACTCGAGGACCTCGACGCCGAGGACGCCAGTTGGCTGCACACGGTGGTCAGCGAGCATGCCGACCAGACCGGATCGGTGGTGGCCGCGGAGTTGTTGGCCGACTGGCAGGCGGCACTGCGGCGGTTCTGCAAGGTGATGCCACGCGACTACCGCAAGGTGCTCGATGCGATCGCGCTTGCTGAGAGCGAAGGCCGGAACATCGACGACGCGATCATGGAGGCGAGCCGTGGCTGACCCCAGAGGATTCCTGAAAGCTGGACGGCAACTGCCGACCCGGCGCCCGGTGGACGTTCGCATCCAGGACTGGCGAGAGGTGTACGAACCGTTCGCGGAGTCGAAACTGCGCACGCAGGCCTCGCGGTGTATGGACTGCGGCATCCCGTTCTGCCACAACGGCTGCCCATTGGGCAACCTGATTCCGGAGTGGAACGACCTGACCCGCCGCGGCGACTGGCAGGCGTCGATCGAGCGGTTGCACGCAACGAACAACTTCCCGGAGTTCACCGGACGGTTGTGCCCGGCGCCGTGTGAGAGCGCGTGCGTACTGGGCATCAACCAGGATCCGGTCACCATCAAGCAGGTCGAGGTGTCCATCATCGACCGCGCGTGGGAGGCCGGCTGGGTGCAGCCACAACCCCCGGAGCGCCTGTCGGGCAGGACCGTTGCCGTGGTGGGCTCCGGTCCGGCGGGGCTGGCTGCCGCCCAGCAACTGGCGCGGGCCGGGCACACGGTCGCCGTGTACGAGCGGGCTGACCGCATCGGAGGACTGCTGCGCTACGGCATCCCCGAGTTCAAGATGGAGAAGCGTCACGTGGACCGCCGCGTCGCCCAGATGGAGGCCGAGGGGGTCAAGTTCCGCACCGGGATCGAGATCGGCAAGGACGTCAGCGCCGACGATCTGCGCCGGCGCTACGACGCGGTGCTGTTCGCGGTCGGATCGACGATCGGGCGGGACCTGCCGGTGCCCGGTCGGGACCTGGCGGGCATCCACCAAGCAATGGAGTACCTGCCGCTGGCCAACCGGGTGCAGGAGGGAGACCTCGACAAGTCGCCCATCCACGCCCGCCGCAAGCATGTGGTCATCATCGGCGGCGGAGACACGGGTGCCGACTGCCTGGGGACCGCGATCCGGCAGGGCGCAGCCAGCATCACGCAGTTGGAGATCCTGCCCACGCCTCCGCAGACCCGTCCGGCCGGCCAGCCCTGGCCCACGTACCCGGCGGTATTCCGGGTGTCGTCGGCTCATGAGGAAGGCGGCGACCGGGTGTTCTCGGTGTCCACGAGGCGTTTCGTGGGACGCGACGGCCGGGTCACCGGGCTGGAACTTGTCGAGGTGGAGTGGCGCGATGGGCGGCCCGTGGAGATCGAGGGGTCCGAGCGCGTCATCCCCGCCGACCTGGTGACTCTCGCGATGGGTTTTGTGGGGCCGGAGGCCGACGCCATCAGTTCGCAGATCGGGCTCGACCGCGACGCCCGCGGCAACTTCGTGCGCGACGACGACTACGCCACCGGGGTCCCGGGGGTGTTCGTCGCCGGTGACGCGGGGCGTGGCCAGTCGCTGATCGTGTGGGCGATCGCGGAGGGCCGGGCGGCAGCTGCGGCGATCGACGAGCACCTGGTGGGATCGACGAATCTGCCGAAGCCGCTGCCGGCCTCGGCGCGACCGGTGACCGCCTGACCGACGTGGTGAGTAGTCCGTCACCGGGCCCGCAGATGTTGCTCGGTGAACGGCCTGGTGTGCGGTCCCGCCCTTCACTCACTACCCTCGGAACGTGCGTCGCGCCAAAATCGTGTGCACGCTCGGTCCGGCCACCGACTCCGATGCGATCATCACCGATCTCATCGGCCAGGGCATGTCCGTTGCGCGCCTGAACCTCAGCCATGGCTCCCATGCGGAGCACCAGGCCCGGCTGGACATGGTCCGCCGGGCATCCGATGCTGCCGGGGTCGCGGTCGCGGTACTGGCGGACCTGCAGGGTCCGAAGATCCGGTTGGGCACGTTCGCCGAGGGTGCCGTGGATCTCGTTCAGGGCCAGCGGTTCACCATCACCACCCGCCCGGTCCCCGGCGACCGACAGATGTGCTCCACCACCTACCTGGGCCTGCCCGACGACGTCCACGAAGGCGACGAGGTGCTCATCGACGACGGGCACATCACGCTCAAGGTCCTCATGTCCACCCCCACCGACGTGGTGTGCGAGGTCATCATCGGCGGGCGGATCAGCAACAACAAGGGGATCAACCTGCCAGGCGTGGTGGTCAGCGTGCCCGCACTGTCGGGCAAGGACGTCGACGATCTGCGGTGGGCACTGCGGGCCGGCGTGGACATCGTGGCGCTGTCGTTCGTGCAGCATCCCGAGGACATCGACGACGTTCACGCGGTCATGGACGAGGTGGAGGTGCACCGGCCCATCCTGGCCAAGATCGAGAAGCCACAAGCCGTCGACCACCTGGCAGCCATCATCGAGACGTTCGACGGGATCATGGTGGCCCGCGGTGATCTGGGCGTGGAACTGCCGCTGGAGCAGGTGCCGCTGGTGCAGAAGCGGGCCATCGAACTGTCCCGGGCGGCGGCCAAACCCGTCATCGTCGCCACGCAGATGCTCGACAGCATGGTCACGTCGAGCCGGCCGTCGCGTGCCGAGGCCTCCGACGTGGCCAACGCGGTGCTCGACGGCGCCGATGCGTTGATGCTGAGCCAGGAGACCAGCGTCGGTGACCATCCGGCGTTCGTCGTGGCCACGATGGCGCGGATCATCGAAGTACGTCGAGGATGAGGCCCTCGGCACGGTCTCCCAGTCGCTGGACAACCGCACCGGGTCGACGGCGCGG harbors:
- a CDS encoding alpha/beta hydrolase; protein product: MPTASRCSSATDWLPARLRGPLCATRAAVSTPGPGGIEASHRPRRRGGGIEMADQLADAMAVVENAGWDRYLVVGWSLGVNIALELAAADERVAGVLALAGVPGGTFDAMLPLPSIPRDVAVSLVGFATALLQATGSRIGALVHRLGESPTTAEWLKSTGAIGASADIAQVRELVRDFLGMDVHWYGRLAGALRRHREMDVSGIGCPVVYVSAGQDYVTDPAAVEAAAERTPQGRAERWDATHFLVLEYPDRVREALLDLAAEVGLG
- a CDS encoding glutamate synthase subunit beta, with product MADPRGFLKAGRQLPTRRPVDVRIQDWREVYEPFAESKLRTQASRCMDCGIPFCHNGCPLGNLIPEWNDLTRRGDWQASIERLHATNNFPEFTGRLCPAPCESACVLGINQDPVTIKQVEVSIIDRAWEAGWVQPQPPERLSGRTVAVVGSGPAGLAAAQQLARAGHTVAVYERADRIGGLLRYGIPEFKMEKRHVDRRVAQMEAEGVKFRTGIEIGKDVSADDLRRRYDAVLFAVGSTIGRDLPVPGRDLAGIHQAMEYLPLANRVQEGDLDKSPIHARRKHVVIIGGGDTGADCLGTAIRQGAASITQLEILPTPPQTRPAGQPWPTYPAVFRVSSAHEEGGDRVFSVSTRRFVGRDGRVTGLELVEVEWRDGRPVEIEGSERVIPADLVTLAMGFVGPEADAISSQIGLDRDARGNFVRDDDYATGVPGVFVAGDAGRGQSLIVWAIAEGRAAAAAIDEHLVGSTNLPKPLPASARPVTA